In Bradyrhizobium sp. 200, the sequence AACGATGTTGTTCTCGTCGACCGCCCGGTCATAGATGCGCTCGGATATCTGCATGCGGCTCTGCGGCTGTCCGGCCGGAAGATCGGCGACAGACGGACCGCAGAATTGACGACGATCGTCAAAGCGCACACGCCGGATTACGATCTGCTCGTGAGGACGTCCTTGGATGACACCATCCGGATCGGCGAAGGCAGAAATCAAGACGCCGAATTCCGCGAGGCGGCAGCCTCCTCGATCGAGGCCTTAGTTTCCGAAATCGCGCCGGAGGCGGAAGTGCTGACGTCATCGAACCAGGACGAGATCGTGGAGCGCGTCGTCGCGCTAGTCTCATCGCGGCTGGCTGCCGTGAGCCGATGAATCACCGCCTATCCCCGGCCCTGCGCCGCATCGGTCTCGGATGTATGGCCCTGACGGGCATCTATGGCCCGATCTCGCGAGACACCGCAGTCAAGATCATTCGGCGCGCCTTGGATCTTGATATCATTCACTTCGACACGGCCGAGATTTACGGTGCCTACCTAAACGAAGAACTGTTGTCCGAAGCGCTTGGCTCCGACCGGACGAGAGTCGAAATCGCCACTAAATTCGGATATCGCCTCCAAGATGGCAAGATCGTTGGATTGGACAGCCGGCCGCAGTCGATCCGCCTGGCCGTGGAAGGCTCGCTGCGACGACTGCGTCGTGAATACATAGATGTCCTTTACCAGCATCGACCTGATCCCGCTGTGCCGATCGAAGATGTCGTCGGCACTATGGCGAACTTGGTGAACGAGGGGAAGGTACTGGCGCTCGGTTTGTCCGCCACCGATCAAGACTCAGTCCGGCGCGCGGCAGCAATCCATCCAATCGCTTTCATCCAGAATGAATACTCCCTGATCGCTCGCGATCCCGAAAAAGCGCTTCTGGCGAGCCTACAAGAGACCTCAACACAATTTGTCTGCTATTCTCCGTTGGGACGCGGGATACTCGCCGGCACGCCGCTCAAGGAGACCCAGCAGTCTCTGACAGACTACCGAAATAAAGACGCTCGGTTTCAACCGCTACGCCACGCCGAGCTAGTCGACCGGCTTGCATCACTCTGGCAGATAGCCGCCGCTCGATCGGTTTCACCGGCCGCAATTGCTCTCGCCTGGCTGCTGTCCAAATCACCAGCACTCCACGTCATTCCAAGCGCGACCGACGTGGAGCAATTGAACGCCAACGTCCTCAGTGAGAACGTTACTTTGACGGCCGAAGAAATCGACGCGCTCGACTTAGTCGCTGCGACTTAGCCAACGTCAATTAAGTCTCGGCGATGGGGGGTTAGGTATGAAAGCGGAATGACGGATTTGGCATCACGTTGTCGGAGAGCTCCGTCATGATCTCACCGACTTTCTTCGCGAACAGGAGCGTCACAGGAAGTCGCGTAATGCCGTCGCTCGAATTCCAGTTCATTTTCG encodes:
- a CDS encoding aldo/keto reductase, translated to MNHRLSPALRRIGLGCMALTGIYGPISRDTAVKIIRRALDLDIIHFDTAEIYGAYLNEELLSEALGSDRTRVEIATKFGYRLQDGKIVGLDSRPQSIRLAVEGSLRRLRREYIDVLYQHRPDPAVPIEDVVGTMANLVNEGKVLALGLSATDQDSVRRAAAIHPIAFIQNEYSLIARDPEKALLASLQETSTQFVCYSPLGRGILAGTPLKETQQSLTDYRNKDARFQPLRHAELVDRLASLWQIAAARSVSPAAIALAWLLSKSPALHVIPSATDVEQLNANVLSENVTLTAEEIDALDLVAAT
- a CDS encoding AAA family ATPase, which produces MITPPIKIGITGTHSTGKSSFLEAVRQKLPPDLKVHRIGDFAVRAKELGFPILRRHNYESTLWIISECMRLEAEASLANDVVLVDRPVIDALGYLHAALRLSGRKIGDRRTAELTTIVKAHTPDYDLLVRTSLDDTIRIGEGRNQDAEFREAAASSIEALVSEIAPEAEVLTSSNQDEIVERVVALVSSRLAAVSR